A section of the Acidobacteriota bacterium genome encodes:
- a CDS encoding ABC transporter permease — MDSLIQDLRYAVRMLFKNPGFTAIAVFTLALGIGANTAIFSMVDAVLLKKLPVKDTESLVLFNWEAGKAFRNSGNRGIFVGGFAEGRRGGSSFLSKSFETLQKTISENPDSPVTDLFAFADLSRLNLAIDGSAEVKRGQVVSGNYFSAMGVNSIQGRVIGEADDDPAAQPVAVLSYRYWQDRFASDPAAIGKQILINKNSFTIIGVTPPEFNGSSQVDDRPAIFVPIATQAILEERPMADRPGKPGVWWLHLMGRMKKGATLEQARESLNSAFQSEALAMMPPPRNANEPAQLEVKDYPQLVTKPGARGMWEVRSIYASRIYLLFGVVGFVLLIACANVANLLLARAAIRSPEITIRLAVGAGRWRLIRQLLTESVLLSAMGGAVGVVFALWGKDALVAISDGQSTLYPVEVSYQIDWRVLAFTVLLSFLTGIIFGMAPAWRASNKDLTSSLKESGRSSMGTSRSRLSKGLIIAQVALSLVLLVGAGLFVRTLLNLQKVDVGFNQENLLTFTLQPGANGYKKERLVEFYKQLFERVEANPGVRAITFGTVPLIAHYINDNSLILPGETTQTPDQHITNVQEVRENYFSTMEIPLLQGRNFGSQDSEKAPKVAIVSQLLAEKFFPGENPIGKRVGFDEETLGKIEIIGIVRDITYNSQREERAPMIYLPWLQATDTLGEMSFAVRTVGEPTASAAAIRQTISEMDNTMPIREIKTQVKQSQEALAEERLYASLIGFFSLLSVLLSAIGLYGVLAYSVTQRFHEIGIRRALGANTGDVLRLIIWQGVKLVLIGLLIGGAGVFALTRIIENQLYNVSATDPLTISIVGGFLLMTALFACWIPAYRATKVDPMVALRYE; from the coding sequence ATGGACAGTTTGATTCAAGACTTGCGATACGCGGTCAGAATGTTATTTAAAAATCCCGGTTTTACGGCAATCGCAGTTTTCACGCTTGCCCTGGGAATTGGCGCGAATACGGCGATTTTCAGCATGGTTGATGCGGTACTTTTGAAGAAATTACCGGTCAAAGATACTGAGTCGCTGGTGCTGTTCAACTGGGAAGCAGGCAAAGCGTTTCGCAACAGCGGCAATCGCGGTATATTCGTTGGCGGTTTTGCAGAAGGGCGACGCGGCGGCTCTTCATTCCTTTCAAAATCTTTTGAAACCTTACAAAAAACCATTTCCGAAAATCCCGATAGTCCGGTTACCGACCTTTTCGCTTTTGCAGACTTATCGAGATTAAATCTCGCGATTGATGGTTCAGCGGAAGTTAAACGCGGGCAGGTGGTATCGGGAAATTATTTTTCGGCAATGGGCGTCAACTCCATTCAGGGTCGAGTGATTGGCGAAGCCGATGACGACCCGGCGGCGCAACCGGTTGCGGTTCTCAGTTATCGTTACTGGCAAGACCGCTTTGCCTCAGACCCCGCGGCTATCGGCAAACAGATTTTAATCAATAAAAACAGTTTCACCATCATCGGGGTGACGCCTCCTGAGTTTAATGGTTCTTCACAGGTTGATGACCGTCCGGCGATATTCGTGCCGATTGCCACACAAGCGATTCTTGAAGAGCGCCCGATGGCGGATAGACCGGGCAAACCCGGAGTCTGGTGGTTGCATTTGATGGGGCGGATGAAAAAAGGCGCGACGCTCGAACAGGCGCGTGAAAGCCTCAACAGCGCTTTTCAATCAGAGGCATTAGCGATGATGCCGCCGCCCAGAAACGCCAACGAACCGGCGCAACTTGAAGTCAAAGATTACCCGCAACTGGTTACCAAGCCGGGCGCTCGTGGAATGTGGGAAGTGCGCAGCATCTACGCATCGCGAATCTACCTGTTATTCGGCGTTGTCGGATTTGTTTTATTGATTGCCTGCGCCAATGTAGCGAATTTATTACTGGCACGCGCCGCCATTCGCAGCCCTGAAATCACTATTCGTTTAGCGGTAGGTGCCGGTCGCTGGCGGTTGATTCGCCAGTTACTCACCGAAAGCGTGTTGCTTTCGGCGATGGGTGGCGCAGTCGGTGTGGTGTTTGCGCTCTGGGGAAAAGACGCGCTGGTTGCCATCAGTGACGGGCAGAGCACCTTGTATCCGGTTGAGGTCAGCTATCAAATCGACTGGCGGGTGCTCGCCTTTACCGTCTTGCTCTCATTTCTCACCGGCATCATTTTCGGAATGGCTCCGGCGTGGCGTGCCTCGAATAAAGATTTGACTTCGAGCCTCAAAGAGAGCGGGCGCAGTTCGATGGGAACTTCGCGCTCAAGACTCAGCAAAGGTTTAATCATCGCTCAGGTCGCCCTGTCTTTGGTGCTGCTGGTGGGCGCAGGACTTTTCGTTCGCACCTTGCTCAATTTGCAAAAGGTCGATGTCGGATTTAATCAGGAAAATCTTTTGACGTTCACTTTGCAACCCGGAGCCAACGGTTATAAAAAAGAACGCCTCGTGGAGTTTTACAAACAACTATTTGAAAGAGTAGAAGCCAATCCCGGCGTGCGCGCCATCACCTTTGGCACCGTGCCGCTGATTGCTCACTACATCAATGACAATTCGTTGATTTTGCCGGGTGAGACGACGCAAACTCCTGATCAACATATCACCAATGTTCAGGAGGTGCGCGAAAATTATTTTTCGACGATGGAGATTCCCTTATTACAAGGGCGCAACTTCGGTTCACAAGACAGTGAAAAAGCCCCGAAAGTGGCAATCGTCAGCCAGTTGTTGGCGGAAAAATTTTTCCCCGGCGAAAACCCGATTGGCAAGCGCGTCGGCTTTGATGAAGAGACCCTCGGGAAAATTGAAATCATCGGCATCGTGCGCGACATCACTTATAACAGCCAACGCGAAGAAAGAGCGCCGATGATTTATCTGCCGTGGTTACAAGCAACCGATACGCTTGGCGAAATGTCATTTGCTGTTCGCACGGTTGGCGAACCAACCGCGAGTGCCGCAGCAATCAGACAAACCATCAGTGAAATGGATAACACCATGCCGATTCGCGAAATCAAAACGCAGGTGAAACAATCCCAAGAGGCGCTTGCCGAAGAGCGTCTGTACGCCAGCCTCATCGGGTTTTTCAGTTTGCTTTCGGTGTTGTTATCGGCAATCGGTTTGTATGGTGTGCTGGCTTATTCGGTGACTCAACGCTTTCACGAAATCGGCATTCGCAGAGCTTTGGGCGCAAATACCGGCGATGTTTTGCGATTAATCATCTGGCAGGGGGTGAAGCTGGTTTTAATCGGACTCCTTATCGGTGGAGCCGGAGTTTTCGCTTTAACCCGAATTATCGAAAACCAATTGTACAACGTCAGCGCCACTGACCCTTTAACCATCTCGATTGTCGGAGGCTTTCTTTTAATGACAGCGTTGTTTGCCTGTTGGATACCGGCGTATCGAGCGACAAAGGTCGACCCGATGGTGGCGCTCAGATATGAATAG
- a CDS encoding ABC transporter permease, translating into MQTLWQDLRYGARMLLKQKGVTTIAVLSLALGIGANTALFSIVDAMLLKMLPVKEPQRLVLFQAQWNKNFSYGSYSGSTREDPATGLTIGTSFPYLSLQRLREQQNEQSALSDIFGFGNISVNALADGQADVASGQVVTGNYHEGLGVQPYLGRLLTDEDDQASATPVAVLSYRYWQKRFGDNPAVIGKQINLNNRAFTIIGVTPPGFDGAGQVGSTQDVTIALAQEPQLNIDPKRSRLYGAGQWWLRMMGRLKPEATQEQAQAQLEGVFQQSVVEHRTARNSQSLAQGGNAISPLDPTDYPRLSLISGSQGEMHSRQFYAPSLYLLLGVVGMVLLIACANVANLLLSRAASRQKEIGVRLALGASRWRLMRQLLTESVLLAAIGGALGLVFAMWVKDGLLAVGDWGPKALEPKLDWRVLAFTMALSLFTGIIFGLAPAWRATKVDLTPTLKDSGRSSSASTRSLLSRGLVIAQVALSLLLLVGAGLFVRTLLNLQRVDPGFNTQNLLVFSVSPGLIGYKDERLIQLYDRLTERLEALPGNPKVTFANVPLLAQSTNSNSFHLRESLNTAPDADGRIKPTGNTNTLYGRDNLLETLEIPLLAGRAFNKQDDERAPKVVVVNQTFANKFFPDESPIGKRFTFDVKKPDEMEIVGLVKDAKYARQREETRPTVYLPWRQTPVTMSSANFYVRTTGDPNALIAGVRQAMREVDENLPLTNIKTQAERASETLQMERLFARLVTLFGLLAQQLASIGLFGVLAYAVSQRTHEIGIRMALGASQTDVLKMIVRQGMGLAITGVALGLGGAYVLTKYLESWLSQVLYGIKPSDPMTYGVIAVLLTIVALIACYIPARRATKVDPMIALRYE; encoded by the coding sequence ATGCAAACCCTCTGGCAAGACTTGCGGTACGGCGCGCGAATGTTACTCAAGCAAAAAGGGGTCACAACGATTGCAGTATTGTCGCTGGCTTTGGGTATCGGAGCGAATACCGCGCTCTTTAGCATCGTAGATGCGATGCTCTTGAAAATGTTGCCGGTTAAAGAGCCGCAGCGGTTGGTGCTGTTTCAAGCGCAATGGAACAAAAATTTCAGCTATGGCAGCTACAGCGGCAGCACCCGTGAAGACCCCGCAACCGGTTTAACCATTGGCACGTCGTTTCCCTATCTAAGCCTTCAACGCCTGCGCGAACAACAAAATGAGCAAAGCGCATTGTCTGACATTTTTGGCTTTGGCAATATCAGTGTAAATGCACTGGCTGACGGACAAGCCGATGTTGCCTCCGGTCAGGTTGTCACGGGTAACTATCACGAAGGTCTGGGCGTTCAACCGTACCTTGGTCGCCTGCTGACGGATGAAGATGATCAGGCATCAGCTACACCGGTTGCGGTATTGAGTTATCGCTATTGGCAAAAACGTTTCGGCGACAACCCAGCGGTTATCGGCAAACAGATCAATCTCAACAATCGGGCATTTACGATCATTGGGGTGACGCCGCCGGGCTTTGATGGCGCGGGACAAGTTGGTTCAACCCAGGATGTAACGATTGCGCTTGCTCAGGAGCCACAGCTCAATATTGACCCGAAACGGTCGCGGCTCTACGGGGCAGGGCAATGGTGGTTGCGTATGATGGGGCGTTTGAAACCAGAGGCAACCCAGGAGCAGGCACAGGCTCAACTCGAAGGCGTGTTTCAGCAATCGGTCGTCGAACATCGCACAGCACGTAATAGCCAATCGCTTGCTCAGGGGGGCAATGCCATCAGTCCCTTAGACCCGACGGATTATCCGCGACTTTCACTGATTTCCGGCAGTCAGGGCGAAATGCATTCGCGCCAGTTTTACGCGCCATCACTCTACTTGCTACTCGGTGTTGTGGGAATGGTGTTGTTGATTGCCTGCGCCAACGTCGCCAATTTGCTGTTGTCGCGCGCCGCATCTCGACAAAAAGAGATTGGTGTGCGGCTGGCTTTAGGGGCAAGTCGCTGGCGTTTGATGCGCCAATTGCTGACCGAAAGCGTATTGCTTGCCGCTATCGGCGGCGCGCTGGGTCTGGTGTTTGCAATGTGGGTCAAAGACGGCTTGCTGGCAGTCGGCGATTGGGGACCGAAAGCGTTGGAGCCAAAACTGGATTGGCGGGTGCTCGCCTTTACGATGGCGTTGTCATTATTTACCGGAATCATTTTTGGATTGGCTCCGGCGTGGCGCGCTACTAAAGTGGATTTGACCCCGACGCTGAAAGACAGCGGGCGCAGTTCGAGCGCTTCGACGCGGTCGTTACTCAGTCGCGGATTGGTCATCGCGCAGGTGGCGCTGTCTTTGTTGTTATTGGTTGGCGCGGGATTGTTTGTGCGGACGCTGTTAAATTTGCAGCGCGTTGACCCAGGATTTAATACACAAAATTTACTCGTCTTTAGTGTGTCACCGGGATTGATTGGTTATAAAGACGAACGGCTCATTCAGCTTTATGACCGCCTGACCGAACGCCTCGAAGCCTTGCCCGGCAATCCGAAAGTAACCTTTGCCAACGTTCCCTTGCTGGCGCAAAGCACCAATTCAAACAGCTTCCATTTACGCGAGTCGTTGAACACTGCGCCGGACGCTGATGGGCGCATCAAACCCACAGGCAACACCAATACGTTGTATGGGCGCGATAATCTTTTAGAGACGCTGGAGATTCCCCTGCTTGCAGGTCGGGCATTCAATAAACAGGATGACGAACGCGCTCCCAAAGTCGTCGTCGTCAATCAAACCTTCGCCAATAAATTTTTTCCTGACGAATCGCCAATTGGCAAACGCTTCACCTTCGATGTGAAAAAGCCGGATGAAATGGAAATCGTTGGTCTGGTCAAAGATGCCAAATACGCCAGACAACGCGAAGAAACCAGACCAACTGTTTACCTGCCTTGGCGACAGACTCCGGTTACCATGTCAAGCGCAAATTTTTATGTGCGCACCACAGGCGACCCGAACGCCCTGATTGCAGGGGTGCGCCAAGCCATGCGCGAAGTAGATGAAAACCTGCCGCTCACCAATATCAAAACGCAAGCCGAACGCGCCAGCGAAACTCTGCAAATGGAACGGCTCTTTGCCAGACTGGTCACCCTGTTTGGATTGCTTGCCCAGCAACTCGCATCCATCGGTTTGTTCGGGGTGCTGGCTTATGCGGTGTCGCAGCGCACCCACGAAATCGGCATCCGCATGGCGCTTGGCGCTTCGCAAACCGATGTGCTGAAGATGATTGTCAGGCAGGGCATGGGGCTGGCAATAACCGGCGTTGCACTGGGTTTAGGAGGCGCATATGTGTTGACCAAATATCTGGAAAGCTGGCTCTCACAGGTGCTTTATGGCATCAAGCCTTCTGACCCGATGACCTATGGCGTAATTGCCGTTTTGTTGACTATCGTCGCCTTGATTGCTTGTTACATTCCGGCGCGTCGGGCGACCAAAGTCGACCCGATGATTGCCCTCAGATATGAATGA
- a CDS encoding ABC transporter permease produces MDTWLKDVRYSLRMLMKKPGFTLVAVLTLGLGIGANTAIFSVVNGVLLRSLNYREPERIVTLLQSGRGPVAPANFLDLRANSQSFAQMAAAEAWGGTLANNDRTEVVAGLRMGEGLFDLLGIPPLLGRALQVEDYQPGKDHVLVLSHKLWQRAFGGDPKIVGRQLTLNNESYTVVGVMPAEFQFPPFWSTRAEMWVPLDLRARATNRGGSSLRIFARLKPEVSLEQAKVEVEALSQQLATAYPADNTGLELRVDQLNEKVVGNVRPALLMLSVTVGFVLLIACANVACLLLARAAARQKEAALRVALGASRWRIVRQLLTESLLLSLCGAAVGILLAVWGVDWLGALLAGNSTSFSVKLPRLNEIKLDAAALAFTFTMSLMTSVLFGLAPALAASKPDLNQVLKEGGRGITGGRHRLRKTLVVAELALALVLLIGAGLLMNSFAKLQAVDPGFNTRNLLTMSVSLNGAAQYVGPAREAFYQQLTDKLAALPGIQSVSAINHLPLAGDLWGQSLVIEGRPLPAPGQEIPAAFRVSRPGYLQTMGIELRGGRDFNERDTADAPGVVIINETLARRHWQNEDPLGKRLTLDDPRSNAPAPRWLTIVGVIKDVKQDSWMSAPENEFYLPFQQSRNFYAGTAGHLTSMTLVMRTTVAPQTLVASVKETVNALDHTLPVSNVISLEQVVADTLWQPRFNLQLIGLFAAIALLLAAVGLYGVMSYTVAQRTHEVGLRMALGAGRRDVIKLMVSQGMKLALAGIGLGLLTAFGLTRLMARLLFEISATDPLTFGGLALLLALVALLACWIPARRATKVDPLVALRCE; encoded by the coding sequence ATGGATACCTGGTTGAAAGATGTTCGTTACAGCTTGCGGATGCTGATGAAAAAACCGGGCTTTACCCTGGTTGCCGTGCTCACTCTGGGGCTTGGCATCGGCGCGAACACGGCGATTTTCAGCGTCGTCAACGGCGTGCTGCTGCGTTCACTCAATTATCGTGAACCGGAACGCATCGTCACCCTCTTGCAATCTGGACGCGGACCAGTGGCACCGGCAAACTTTCTGGACTTGCGCGCCAACAGCCAAAGCTTCGCGCAGATGGCAGCCGCAGAAGCCTGGGGCGGCACCCTGGCAAACAATGATCGGACTGAAGTGGTAGCCGGATTGCGCATGGGCGAGGGCTTGTTCGATCTATTGGGCATCCCACCGCTGTTGGGACGCGCCTTGCAAGTCGAAGATTACCAACCGGGCAAGGATCACGTCCTGGTGCTCAGCCATAAGCTCTGGCAACGTGCCTTTGGTGGTGACCCGAAGATTGTCGGGCGGCAACTGACCTTGAATAACGAAAGCTACACCGTAGTAGGCGTGATGCCGGCGGAGTTTCAATTTCCGCCATTTTGGTCTACGCGGGCAGAGATGTGGGTGCCGCTGGATTTGCGCGCGCGCGCCACCAACCGGGGCGGCAGTTCCTTGCGCATCTTTGCGCGGCTGAAACCTGAGGTCAGTCTGGAACAAGCCAAGGTGGAAGTCGAAGCCCTGAGCCAACAACTCGCTACCGCTTATCCTGCCGACAACACCGGTTTGGAACTGCGCGTAGATCAGTTGAATGAAAAAGTCGTGGGCAATGTGCGCCCGGCATTGCTGATGTTGTCGGTGACGGTTGGATTCGTGTTGCTGATTGCCTGCGCCAACGTTGCCTGTTTGTTGCTGGCGCGCGCCGCCGCCCGGCAAAAAGAAGCGGCATTGCGCGTGGCTTTGGGCGCGAGCCGCTGGCGCATCGTGCGGCAGTTGTTGACCGAAAGTTTGCTGCTGTCATTATGCGGCGCGGCGGTCGGCATTTTGCTTGCCGTGTGGGGCGTAGATTGGTTGGGCGCGTTGCTGGCGGGCAACAGCACCAGTTTCAGCGTCAAATTGCCGCGCTTGAATGAAATCAAACTCGATGCGGCGGCGCTCGCCTTCACCTTCACGATGTCGCTGATGACCAGTGTGCTGTTTGGCTTGGCACCGGCGCTGGCTGCGTCAAAACCGGATTTGAATCAGGTGTTGAAAGAAGGCGGACGTGGCATAACGGGTGGACGGCACCGGTTGCGCAAAACGCTGGTGGTCGCGGAACTCGCGCTGGCGTTGGTATTGCTGATTGGCGCAGGGTTGCTGATGAACAGTTTTGCGAAGTTGCAAGCGGTTGATCCCGGCTTCAACACGCGCAACCTGCTGACCATGTCGGTTTCACTGAATGGCGCGGCGCAATACGTCGGGCCCGCGCGCGAAGCGTTTTACCAACAATTGACGGACAAGCTTGCCGCTCTGCCCGGCATTCAATCGGTCAGCGCGATTAATCACCTGCCGCTGGCGGGTGATCTGTGGGGACAGTCGCTGGTCATCGAAGGTCGCCCGTTGCCCGCGCCGGGTCAGGAAATCCCCGCCGCTTTCCGCGTCAGCCGCCCCGGCTATTTGCAAACGATGGGGATTGAGTTGCGTGGCGGACGCGATTTCAACGAACGCGACACCGCCGATGCGCCCGGCGTCGTCATCATCAACGAAACCCTGGCGCGGCGACATTGGCAAAATGAAGACCCGCTAGGCAAACGCCTGACGCTGGATGATCCGCGCAGCAATGCGCCCGCGCCGCGCTGGTTGACCATCGTCGGCGTGATCAAAGATGTCAAACAAGATAGTTGGATGAGCGCGCCCGAAAACGAATTTTACTTGCCGTTCCAACAGAGCCGGAACTTTTACGCGGGCACTGCCGGGCACCTCACCTCGATGACGCTGGTGATGCGCACCACTGTTGCGCCGCAAACGCTGGTGGCGAGCGTCAAAGAAACGGTCAACGCGCTTGACCACACCTTGCCGGTCTCGAATGTCATCAGTCTGGAGCAAGTGGTTGCCGATACGCTTTGGCAACCGCGTTTCAACTTACAACTGATCGGGCTATTCGCTGCCATAGCGTTGTTGCTTGCCGCCGTTGGGCTTTACGGGGTGATGTCTTATACGGTCGCCCAGCGCACTCACGAAGTCGGTTTGCGCATGGCGCTGGGCGCTGGACGCCGTGATGTCATCAAGCTGATGGTGAGCCAGGGCATGAAACTGGCGCTTGCCGGAATCGGCTTGGGCTTGCTCACGGCGTTCGGGCTGACACGTTTGATGGCGAGACTGTTGTTTGAAATCAGCGCCACCGATCCGCTTACGTTTGGCGGACTCGCGCTGTTGTTAGCACTGGTGGCGTTGTTGGCATGCTGGATTCCGGCGCGGCGGGCGACGAAGGTTGATCCGCTGGTCGCGCTGCGGTGCGAGTGA
- a CDS encoding ABC transporter ATP-binding protein — MSDYPLIHMSGVKKIFYTDEVETHALAGIHLDINKGEYISIAGPSGCGKSTLLSILGLLDSPTDGEYWLNNHDVSDLPMAERARIRNREIGFIFQSFNLIGDLTVYENVELPLTYRGMKASERKERVHAALERVGMAHRAKHLPSQLSGGQQQRVAVARAVGGDPLILLADEPTGNLDSTNGEAVMDLMRELHAAGATICMVTHDPRYARYADRSINLFDGLVVEESSISKAASET; from the coding sequence ATGAGTGATTATCCACTGATTCATATGTCAGGTGTGAAGAAAATTTTTTATACGGATGAAGTCGAAACCCATGCCCTTGCAGGCATTCATCTGGATATTAACAAAGGCGAATACATTTCCATCGCCGGACCGTCGGGTTGTGGCAAATCCACTTTGCTTTCGATTCTCGGCTTACTTGATTCACCGACCGATGGCGAATACTGGTTGAATAACCATGATGTTTCGGATTTACCGATGGCGGAACGCGCCCGCATTCGCAATCGCGAAATCGGTTTCATCTTTCAAAGTTTCAACCTGATTGGCGATTTGACGGTGTATGAAAATGTCGAATTGCCGCTCACCTATCGCGGTATGAAAGCTTCCGAGCGCAAAGAGCGCGTTCATGCGGCATTGGAGCGCGTCGGCATGGCGCATCGCGCCAAACATTTGCCGAGCCAGCTATCGGGCGGTCAACAGCAACGAGTTGCGGTGGCGCGCGCGGTTGGCGGCGACCCGTTGATTCTGCTTGCTGATGAGCCTACCGGAAACCTTGATTCAACCAATGGCGAAGCGGTGATGGATTTAATGCGTGAACTGCATGCCGCTGGCGCAACCATTTGTATGGTGACCCACGATCCGCGTTATGCGCGTTATGCCGATAGAAGCATCAATCTGTTCGACGGTCTGGTTGTCGAAGAATCGTCCATTTCAAAAGCGGCGAGCGAAACATAG
- a CDS encoding HlyD family efflux transporter periplasmic adaptor subunit, which translates to MDVPRKNASRKKLIKRIIYFVVAAAVIGGITFGVSRLKPAAPTVDAATMLMDTVKRGQMVRQVRGIGTLIPEEIRWIPALSDGRIEQLNVKPGAEVTPDTILVVLSNPDLEQSALEAGTQLKSAEADFASLKVRLERQVLDQKAQAATVQSDFSQAKMQAEVNESLYKQGLLSEIIWRTSKVRAEELATRNEIEEKRLAIFNDEVKTQLAAQESQLEQRRALYKLRQDQVGQLRVRAGIRGVVQVVQVQVGQQVTAGTNLARVADPSLLKAELKIAETQVKDIALEQLATIDTRNGVIQGKVSRIDPAAQNGTITVDVRLEGELPKGARPDISVEGTIELERLENILYVGRPVYGQERSTVGIFKLDPDGKNASRVQVRLGRSSVNTIEIIDGLKEGDRIILSDTASYDSVDRIRLN; encoded by the coding sequence ATGGACGTACCACGTAAAAATGCTTCGCGCAAGAAACTGATTAAACGCATTATTTACTTCGTTGTCGCCGCTGCCGTTATCGGTGGCATCACCTTCGGCGTATCGAGACTCAAACCGGCAGCGCCGACGGTCGATGCCGCGACCATGTTGATGGACACCGTGAAACGCGGTCAGATGGTTCGTCAGGTTCGCGGTATCGGAACTCTGATTCCCGAAGAGATTCGCTGGATTCCGGCGCTTTCCGACGGTCGCATCGAACAATTGAATGTGAAACCGGGCGCGGAAGTCACCCCTGACACCATCCTCGTGGTCTTGAGCAATCCTGATCTCGAACAATCGGCGCTCGAAGCCGGAACTCAACTCAAATCTGCCGAAGCCGATTTCGCAAGCCTTAAAGTTCGCCTCGAACGTCAGGTGCTTGATCAGAAAGCTCAGGCTGCCACCGTGCAATCCGATTTCAGTCAGGCGAAGATGCAGGCAGAGGTAAATGAATCGCTTTATAAACAGGGTTTGCTTTCGGAAATCATCTGGCGCACGTCGAAAGTGCGCGCCGAAGAACTGGCGACGCGAAATGAAATCGAAGAAAAGCGATTGGCGATTTTTAATGATGAAGTCAAAACCCAACTTGCTGCACAGGAATCGCAACTTGAACAAAGACGCGCGCTTTATAAATTAAGACAAGATCAAGTTGGCCAACTCCGCGTTCGCGCCGGCATACGCGGTGTCGTTCAAGTTGTTCAAGTACAGGTCGGGCAACAGGTCACCGCCGGAACCAATCTGGCGCGGGTTGCCGACCCTTCGCTGCTCAAGGCAGAATTGAAAATTGCCGAAACCCAGGTTAAAGACATTGCGCTCGAACAACTCGCCACCATTGATACGCGCAACGGCGTGATTCAAGGCAAAGTTTCCCGCATTGACCCTGCCGCACAGAACGGAACCATTACGGTTGATGTCAGGCTTGAAGGGGAATTGCCCAAAGGCGCGCGCCCGGATATCAGTGTTGAAGGGACAATTGAACTTGAACGACTCGAAAATATTTTATATGTCGGTCGTCCGGTTTACGGGCAGGAACGCAGCACCGTCGGCATTTTTAAACTCGACCCCGATGGCAAAAATGCGTCACGTGTTCAAGTGCGCCTCGGTCGCAGTTCCGTCAATACCATAGAAATCATTGATGGTTTGAAAGAAGGTGACCGCATCATTTTGTCAGACACCGCAAGTTATGACAGCGTAGATCGAATTCGATTGAATTAA
- a CDS encoding galactokinase family protein, with translation MYRIVYGSTKNLQDVTAFLELLNSLHTHQLESVRNLFSKDDILVTRAPGRLDVMGGIADYSGSLVLQLPIQEATLVALQKNELRQINIISLNAEANHRSSYFKMSLDDFADDGQPISYAKARDYFKRDISQHWAAYAAGAFLVLMRERDIRFTQGANILIESRVPEGKGVSSSAAIEVAVFKAIISAFDIAVSARDLALLCQKVENQVVGAPCGVMDQMTAACGEANQLLALRCQPAELNPSQKIPEAMAFWGMDSGIRHSVGAGDYGSVRTGAFMGYRIIAELAGFEVMPTAIAGQVNIKDEKWRGYLANITPAEYENNFATHLPVEISGQEFLSRYQGISDSVTQVYPDKIYAVRVPTAHPIYENARVQRFAQLLNQPVTDATLKAAGALMFASHASYSACGLGSEGTDLMVELVKTLGESRGLYGAKITGGGSGGTVAIVGRQNALAMVEQIADEYAKQTGHRPLIFSGSSMGTEAFNYLKLSDAP, from the coding sequence ATGTATCGCATCGTTTACGGGTCAACCAAAAATCTCCAGGATGTCACAGCGTTTCTTGAGTTGTTGAACTCGCTGCATACGCATCAGCTTGAATCGGTCAGAAATCTGTTTTCTAAAGACGACATCCTGGTGACGCGCGCCCCCGGAAGGCTCGATGTGATGGGAGGCATTGCCGATTATTCAGGCTCGCTGGTTTTGCAATTGCCGATTCAGGAAGCCACGCTGGTCGCTTTACAGAAAAATGAATTGCGACAAATCAACATCATCAGCCTGAATGCCGAAGCCAATCATCGTTCCAGTTATTTCAAAATGTCGCTTGATGATTTTGCAGATGATGGACAGCCCATCAGCTACGCCAAAGCCCGCGATTATTTTAAACGGGACATTTCACAACACTGGGCGGCTTATGCCGCCGGTGCATTTTTGGTCTTGATGCGTGAACGCGATATTCGATTCACCCAGGGCGCAAACATTTTAATCGAATCGCGGGTTCCCGAAGGTAAAGGCGTCAGTTCATCTGCGGCAATCGAAGTCGCGGTTTTTAAAGCCATCATTTCAGCATTCGATATTGCGGTTTCGGCGCGCGACCTCGCCCTGCTTTGTCAAAAAGTCGAAAACCAGGTAGTCGGCGCGCCTTGCGGGGTGATGGATCAGATGACCGCCGCTTGTGGTGAGGCTAATCAATTGCTCGCTTTGCGTTGTCAGCCGGCGGAGTTAAACCCTTCGCAAAAAATTCCCGAAGCGATGGCTTTCTGGGGAATGGATTCGGGCATCCGTCATTCGGTTGGCGCAGGCGATTACGGCTCTGTCAGAACAGGCGCATTTATGGGCTATCGCATCATTGCCGAGTTAGCTGGTTTTGAAGTAATGCCGACTGCGATTGCCGGGCAGGTCAACATCAAAGATGAAAAGTGGCGAGGGTATCTCGCGAATATCACGCCTGCGGAATATGAAAATAATTTTGCGACACATTTGCCTGTGGAGATTTCCGGGCAGGAATTTTTATCGCGCTATCAGGGCATCAGCGATTCAGTAACTCAAGTTTACCCCGATAAAATCTATGCGGTGCGCGTGCCGACGGCGCATCCGATTTATGAGAATGCCAGAGTTCAGCGATTTGCCCAGCTTTTAAATCAACCGGTGACGGACGCGACATTGAAAGCAGCGGGTGCGTTGATGTTCGCTTCACACGCCAGTTACTCGGCTTGTGGTTTGGGTTCGGAAGGCACGGATTTGATGGTGGAGTTAGTGAAAACTTTGGGTGAATCGCGAGGTCTTTATGGCGCGAAAATCACCGGTGGCGGCAGCGGCGGAACCGTCGCGATTGTCGGACGGCAAAATGCTTTGGCTATGGTTGAACAAATCGCCGATGAATATGCAAAACAAACCGGACATCGCCCGTTGATTTTTTCCGGTTCGTCAATGGGGACGGAAGCCTTCAATTATTTAAAGTTGAGCGATGCTCCATAG